The following coding sequences lie in one uncultured Mailhella sp. genomic window:
- a CDS encoding class I SAM-dependent DNA methyltransferase, which yields MIPCPFRQANTNSIQEQPMITGAVKNKVDKIWLDIFSAGLANPLTVIEQLTYLMFIRALDVKELENENYEALGMKVEKIFPQTPFGQSMRWSKFKNKNAQYMFDVISQRVFPAIKEMKGGKLPDFDEKTGTFIHLPDSNNDTTQTAFAHFMKDAVFLMPTPQVLEKVVTGLEELYEHDIADLDMQGDLYEYMLDKLSTAGRNGQFRTPKHIRDMMVALLRPTPDDIICDPACGTAGFLISAAEYIRTHYESTMTTKQWDHFTGPAFTGYDTDPTMLRISAMNLMLHSIHHPDIRYRDSVSKENTVNAAFTMCLANPPFKGSINDAGISDSLKAVTNTKKTELLFLALFLRILKKGGQCACIVPDGVLFGSSKAHQSIRRELVEHHQLRAVISMPSGVFRPYAGVSTAVLIFTKTAAGGTDNVWFYDMQADGFSLDDKRTPVEQNDIPDILTRFADLEKEKNRARTEQSFFVPKEEIVANGYDLSINKYKQVEYTPVEYPSTQELMTELHELEMQISKGLAELEEML from the coding sequence ATGATTCCCTGCCCGTTCCGGCAGGCCAACACCAACAGTATTCAGGAGCAGCCCATGATTACGGGTGCCGTAAAAAATAAAGTCGATAAAATCTGGCTCGACATCTTTTCCGCGGGTCTGGCCAATCCGCTCACCGTCATTGAACAGCTGACATACCTCATGTTCATCCGCGCGCTGGATGTCAAAGAGCTGGAAAACGAGAATTATGAAGCGCTCGGCATGAAGGTCGAAAAAATCTTCCCGCAGACGCCCTTCGGCCAGTCCATGCGCTGGAGCAAGTTCAAAAACAAAAACGCTCAGTACATGTTCGACGTCATTTCTCAGCGCGTTTTTCCGGCCATCAAGGAAATGAAGGGCGGAAAACTGCCGGACTTCGACGAGAAAACAGGCACCTTCATTCACCTGCCCGACAGTAACAACGACACGACACAGACGGCCTTTGCTCATTTCATGAAGGACGCCGTGTTTCTCATGCCCACGCCGCAGGTGCTGGAAAAGGTGGTCACCGGGCTGGAAGAACTGTATGAGCACGACATTGCCGACCTCGACATGCAGGGCGACCTGTATGAATACATGCTCGACAAGCTCTCCACCGCGGGCCGCAATGGGCAGTTCCGCACGCCCAAGCACATCCGTGACATGATGGTCGCGCTTTTGCGCCCCACGCCCGACGATATCATCTGCGACCCGGCCTGCGGCACGGCAGGATTTCTCATTTCCGCCGCCGAATACATCCGCACGCACTACGAAAGCACCATGACCACGAAGCAGTGGGACCACTTTACCGGGCCCGCCTTCACCGGCTACGACACCGACCCCACCATGCTGCGCATTTCGGCCATGAATCTCATGCTGCACTCCATACACCACCCGGATATCCGCTACCGGGACAGCGTGTCCAAGGAAAACACCGTGAACGCCGCGTTCACCATGTGCCTCGCGAATCCGCCGTTCAAGGGCAGCATCAACGACGCAGGCATCAGCGATTCTCTGAAAGCCGTGACCAACACCAAAAAAACGGAACTGCTGTTCCTCGCTCTTTTTCTGCGTATTCTGAAGAAGGGCGGACAATGCGCCTGCATCGTGCCCGACGGCGTGCTCTTCGGCAGCAGCAAGGCTCATCAGTCCATACGCAGGGAACTTGTGGAGCATCATCAGCTGCGGGCCGTCATCTCCATGCCTTCCGGCGTGTTCAGGCCGTATGCGGGCGTATCCACCGCCGTGCTCATCTTCACCAAAACCGCGGCAGGCGGCACGGACAACGTCTGGTTCTACGACATGCAGGCCGACGGCTTTTCTCTGGACGACAAGCGCACGCCCGTGGAGCAAAACGACATTCCCGACATTCTCACCCGCTTTGCCGATCTGGAAAAGGAAAAGAACCGTGCCCGCACGGAACAGTCCTTCTTTGTACCAAAAGAGGAAATTGTCGCCAACGGCTACGATCTTTCCATAAATAAATACAAGCAGGTGGAATATACTCCGGTGGAATATCCTTCCACGCAGGAACTGATGACCGAGCTGCACGAACTGGAAATGCAGATTTCCAAAGGTCTGGCCGAACTGGAGGAGATGCTGTGA
- a CDS encoding DUF5655 domain-containing protein, whose amino-acid sequence MSEIKLYDTNGQVTELISSSVLLERELQTLIENNMATFFGVRFLKSEYSITGGRMDSIGIDENNCPVIFEYKRNSNENVINQGLFYLDWLLDHKADFKLLVMTVLGKDAADLIDWSAPCVICVAHKFNKYDIHAVDRMQVNIKLVEYRKYNNGMLLFEHLNTPSTSSSRNNDTCHTEPVINKSQKHDTSFHIDKLESISPELKELYENICNYIESLGDDVASNQLKQCLAYRKLRNFACIEIFSKQLKLFLTLDPSTVELTKDFTRDVSNVGHHGTGDVEVIIRNSEDFEKAKPLIERAYNEG is encoded by the coding sequence ATGTCGGAAATAAAACTTTACGATACCAACGGGCAGGTCACGGAACTGATATCTTCCTCGGTTCTTTTGGAAAGAGAACTGCAAACACTTATCGAAAATAACATGGCTACCTTCTTCGGTGTTCGCTTCCTTAAAAGCGAGTATTCGATAACCGGTGGAAGGATGGACAGCATAGGCATCGATGAAAACAACTGCCCGGTTATTTTTGAATACAAGCGCAATTCCAACGAAAATGTCATCAATCAGGGCTTATTTTATCTGGACTGGCTCCTCGACCATAAGGCAGACTTTAAACTTCTTGTCATGACTGTTCTGGGAAAAGACGCCGCTGATCTTATAGACTGGTCGGCCCCCTGTGTCATTTGTGTAGCGCACAAATTCAACAAATATGATATTCATGCGGTTGACAGAATGCAGGTTAATATAAAATTGGTAGAATATAGAAAATATAATAATGGAATGCTGCTATTCGAGCATCTTAACACGCCATCTACTTCCAGCTCAAGAAATAACGACACATGTCATACTGAACCTGTCATAAATAAATCACAAAAGCATGACACATCATTTCATATTGACAAGCTTGAATCCATATCGCCGGAGCTTAAAGAACTCTACGAAAACATTTGCAACTATATCGAATCTCTTGGCGACGACGTGGCGTCCAATCAGCTCAAACAATGTCTTGCCTACAGAAAACTCCGAAATTTCGCCTGCATAGAAATTTTCAGCAAGCAACTGAAATTATTTTTAACTCTTGATCCATCCACGGTGGAACTCACCAAAGACTTTACCCGAGACGTCAGCAATGTCGGGCATCACGGAACCGGCGACGTGGAAGTCATCATTAGAAACTCGGAAGATTTTGAAAAAGCAAAACCTCTGATTGAGCGCGCCTATAACGAAGGATAG
- a CDS encoding DEAD/DEAH box helicase family protein, which produces MPNFDFLNDRKEFSMFAASAVEAEKVFASSPAMCVIGCRKALELAVKWVYAVDKSIQAPYKDTLSALIHEYTFKKQLPDLLFEEIKWIIKFGNMAVHTNKAVPSAFAVQALKNLFDFIKWVECTYGKTYRDRTFDERLIPKTHVSLDMRKIREQESLLGEKDAEIERLRQQLASLADKYTEEKEHNRQSRTLTLEDLSEFKTRKIYIDAMLFSMNWKLEGPDSDVSQEYEVEGMADVPGQKGYADYVLFGKDGKPLAVVEAKKACKDPNTGRTQAKLYADCLERRFGQRPVMFTTNGFDTFFWDDKSGPQRKASFLFGKADLEKIIERRSSRLPLENISINDDITDRYYQKAAIRAVCEEISRGVRKHLLVMATGTGKTRTAASLVDVLSRGHHITNVLFLADRTALVSQAKDDFKTYLPNMSLCNLCSNKDDASARIVFSTYPTIMNAIDRAKNKDGNMLFTPAHFDLVIIDESHRSIFKKYRAIFEYFDAILLGLTATPKTEVARNTYEFFELENGVPTYAYDYDTAVHQDHVLVPYYNYEVTTKFLSEGITYDELSDEDKERYEDDFEDFAEEGVVPDFIPSQALNDFVFNQKTVDLVLQDLMERGIKVNGGERIGKTIIFAQNKKHAEFILERFNKLYPQHHGTWASRVICDDSYAQTVIDNFKEADKTPYIVVSVDMMDTGIDVPECVNLVFFKKVRSKTKFWQMIGRGTRLCPELTCTDLIEGTEYAGKKRFLIFDYCGNFEFFRQVKNTLEGDVPVSLSENIFRKCIRLIAAFQDGSKSDEIYQLWRRELTETCRTLIAALNTELFHVRLALKHVEKFKKPEAFVCLSELDQQELTEHIAPLVHFDDPDDMALRFDNFIYGFMLNALDESPRVKHDLTQLIKTVRLLEKKSSIPQVAEKLPLIRQIADPDFWKETDICKLEHIRRELRSLICFLDEGSKRKDIITILTDPVLQSTEGAPLPADDPFESYRMKVNRYIEEHKNSLAIHNLTHNIPLTRKDYEELERVFTQELGSREDYQKTFGDTPFGLLIRKIAKMDHEAALAAFSEFINDQSLNSRQIAFVQKVITHIEQNGCVEDLSILAKPPFDKPAKLLDFDKRQQEKLLAVIRSVRDNALVM; this is translated from the coding sequence ATGCCCAACTTCGACTTTCTGAACGACCGCAAAGAGTTCTCCATGTTCGCCGCTTCCGCCGTGGAGGCGGAAAAGGTCTTTGCCTCGTCGCCCGCCATGTGCGTCATCGGCTGCCGCAAGGCTCTGGAGCTCGCCGTGAAGTGGGTCTATGCCGTCGATAAGAGTATACAGGCTCCCTACAAGGATACGCTTTCCGCGCTCATCCACGAGTACACCTTCAAAAAACAGCTCCCCGACCTTCTGTTCGAGGAAATCAAATGGATCATCAAGTTCGGCAACATGGCCGTTCATACCAACAAGGCCGTTCCTTCCGCGTTTGCCGTGCAGGCCTTGAAAAACCTTTTTGATTTCATCAAATGGGTTGAATGCACCTACGGAAAAACCTATCGGGACCGCACCTTCGATGAACGGCTGATTCCCAAAACGCACGTCTCGCTCGACATGCGGAAAATACGGGAACAGGAAAGTCTGCTCGGCGAAAAAGACGCGGAAATTGAACGGCTCCGGCAGCAGCTTGCCTCATTGGCGGACAAATACACCGAAGAGAAGGAACACAACCGCCAGAGCCGCACCCTCACCCTGGAAGACCTTTCCGAGTTCAAGACCCGAAAGATTTATATCGACGCCATGCTCTTCAGCATGAACTGGAAACTGGAAGGGCCGGACAGCGACGTTTCTCAGGAATACGAAGTGGAGGGCATGGCCGACGTTCCCGGTCAGAAGGGCTATGCGGATTATGTGCTCTTTGGCAAAGACGGCAAGCCGCTCGCCGTGGTGGAAGCCAAAAAGGCCTGCAAGGACCCCAATACCGGAAGAACGCAGGCCAAGCTCTACGCCGACTGCCTCGAACGCCGTTTCGGGCAACGCCCCGTCATGTTCACGACCAACGGCTTCGATACCTTTTTCTGGGACGACAAGAGCGGCCCCCAGCGGAAGGCAAGCTTCCTTTTCGGCAAGGCCGATCTGGAAAAAATCATCGAACGGCGCTCGTCCAGACTGCCGCTTGAAAACATCAGCATAAACGACGACATCACCGACCGCTATTATCAGAAGGCGGCCATCCGCGCCGTATGCGAGGAAATCAGCCGCGGCGTGCGCAAGCATCTTCTCGTCATGGCCACCGGCACCGGCAAAACCAGAACGGCCGCCAGCCTGGTCGATGTGCTGAGCCGGGGGCACCACATCACCAACGTGCTCTTTCTCGCCGACAGAACGGCGCTTGTCTCGCAGGCAAAGGACGACTTCAAAACGTACCTGCCGAACATGTCCCTTTGCAATCTGTGCTCCAACAAGGACGACGCCTCCGCGCGAATCGTGTTCTCCACCTACCCCACCATCATGAACGCCATCGACCGCGCAAAGAACAAAGACGGCAACATGCTGTTCACGCCCGCGCACTTCGATCTCGTCATCATCGACGAAAGTCACCGGAGCATCTTCAAAAAATATCGCGCCATCTTTGAATACTTCGACGCCATCCTGCTCGGCCTGACCGCCACGCCGAAAACCGAAGTGGCCAGAAACACCTATGAATTCTTCGAGCTCGAAAACGGCGTTCCCACCTATGCCTATGACTACGACACCGCCGTGCATCAGGATCACGTTCTGGTGCCGTACTACAATTATGAGGTCACGACAAAATTTCTCTCGGAGGGCATCACCTACGATGAACTTTCCGACGAAGACAAGGAACGCTATGAAGACGACTTTGAGGACTTTGCCGAAGAAGGCGTCGTTCCGGACTTCATCCCCTCGCAGGCGCTGAACGACTTTGTCTTCAACCAGAAAACCGTGGACCTCGTGCTTCAGGACCTCATGGAGCGCGGCATAAAGGTGAACGGCGGCGAACGCATCGGCAAGACCATCATTTTCGCCCAGAACAAGAAACACGCCGAATTCATTCTGGAACGCTTCAACAAACTTTATCCGCAGCATCACGGCACATGGGCAAGCCGCGTCATCTGCGACGACAGTTACGCCCAGACCGTCATCGACAACTTCAAGGAAGCCGACAAGACGCCGTACATCGTGGTTTCCGTGGACATGATGGATACGGGCATCGACGTGCCGGAATGCGTGAATCTGGTCTTCTTTAAAAAAGTCCGTTCCAAAACCAAATTCTGGCAGATGATCGGACGCGGAACACGTCTCTGCCCGGAACTGACCTGCACCGACCTCATAGAAGGCACGGAGTACGCCGGTAAAAAACGTTTCCTCATTTTCGACTACTGCGGCAATTTCGAGTTTTTCCGACAGGTCAAAAACACCCTGGAGGGAGATGTCCCGGTCTCGCTTTCGGAAAACATTTTCCGAAAGTGCATCCGGCTGATCGCGGCGTTTCAGGACGGATCGAAATCCGACGAGATTTATCAGCTCTGGCGCAGGGAACTGACCGAAACCTGCCGCACGCTGATTGCCGCCCTCAACACGGAGCTCTTTCACGTCCGTCTTGCCCTGAAGCATGTGGAGAAGTTCAAAAAACCGGAAGCTTTTGTCTGCCTTTCCGAGCTGGATCAGCAGGAGCTGACGGAACACATCGCCCCGCTGGTGCATTTCGATGATCCCGACGACATGGCGCTGCGCTTCGATAATTTCATCTACGGCTTCATGCTGAATGCGCTGGATGAAAGCCCGCGCGTCAAGCACGATCTGACTCAGCTCATCAAGACGGTCAGACTTCTGGAAAAAAAATCCTCCATCCCGCAGGTTGCGGAAAAGCTGCCGCTGATACGGCAGATTGCCGACCCGGACTTCTGGAAGGAAACAGACATCTGCAAGCTGGAACATATCCGGCGGGAACTGCGCTCGCTCATCTGCTTTCTGGATGAAGGCAGCAAAAGAAAGGACATCATCACCATTCTGACCGACCCCGTGCTGCAATCGACCGAGGGAGCGCCCCTGCCCGCCGACGACCCCTTTGAAAGCTACAGAATGAAGGTCAACCGCTATATTGAGGAACACAAAAATTCCCTGGCCATCCATAACCTGACGCACAATATTCCGCTGACCAGAAAGGACTACGAGGAACTGGAACGCGTCTTTACGCAGGAACTCGGCAGCAGGGAGGACTACCAAAAGACTTTCGGCGACACGCCCTTCGGCCTGCTGATACGCAAAATCGCCAAAATGGATCATGAGGCCGCTCTTGCCGCGTTCTCGGAATTCATCAACGACCAGTCGCTGAACTCCCGCCAGATAGCCTTTGTTCAGAAGGTCATCACGCACATTGAACAGAACGGCTGTGTCGAAGATCTTTCCATCCTTGCAAAGCCGCCTTTCGACAAGCCGGCAAAGCTTCTGGACTTCGACAAGCGCCAGCAGGAGAAACTGCTTGCCGTCATCCGGTCGGTACGGGATAATGCTCTGGTGATGTAA
- a CDS encoding AlpA family transcriptional regulator, which produces MDTKTERIVKQNRPHSCKPSPEASAFADPHLILLNEKQAAAFLGLTDRTLQQRRYYSQPPAYIKLPGSNAVRYRLSELIAFVEAGEVPLE; this is translated from the coding sequence ATGGATACCAAGACAGAAAGAATCGTAAAACAAAATCGCCCGCATTCCTGCAAGCCTTCCCCCGAAGCATCGGCTTTTGCTGATCCTCATCTTATTCTGCTCAACGAAAAGCAGGCAGCCGCCTTTCTTGGCCTTACAGACCGCACGCTTCAGCAGCGCCGTTACTATTCGCAACCCCCTGCCTATATCAAACTGCCCGGCAGCAATGCCGTCCGCTATCGCCTCTCCGAGCTGATTGCCTTTGTAGAAGCGGGCGAAGTACCCTTGGAATAA
- a CDS encoding site-specific integrase, which yields MSSLTRHQTDKVGVFFVLGKPRMKSRDKAESAKPDKIYYIMYRLDGKKIEEKVGRESERMTPAKAAKIREQRVNGISLPNTERRRIRKEQKQALESRWTIARLWDAYKINKPDLKGLTTDENRYKNYLREFADRTPEEICTGDIDHLRLRLIKAGKKAGTIKNILELLRRIINFGVKKGLCPWIPPSQLHFEMPHLNNVKTEMLTAEERTRFIEAAHHAKNRKAGQLMLMAYYTGMRRSELFRLKWTHIDFEQGFINIVGEGQEGAKSHRDERIPLTQPVRELLSEIENEGSAYVFPGRDGISRMTDIHKQVNAIKKAARLPDDFRPLHGLRHTFASVAVSNGVPLSHVQKLLTHKDPSLTQRYAHLEDKALKNAAAQVGNFLAIADLDDKG from the coding sequence ATGTCTTCACTTACGCGACATCAGACCGACAAAGTAGGAGTATTTTTTGTTCTTGGAAAGCCTCGGATGAAGTCCAGAGACAAAGCCGAGTCGGCAAAACCGGATAAAATCTACTACATCATGTACCGCTTGGACGGGAAAAAAATCGAAGAAAAGGTCGGGCGGGAGTCCGAAAGAATGACCCCGGCCAAAGCCGCAAAAATCAGAGAACAACGGGTAAACGGCATCAGTCTGCCCAATACCGAACGCCGTCGTATCCGCAAAGAACAAAAACAGGCTCTTGAATCACGCTGGACCATTGCCCGACTCTGGGATGCCTACAAGATAAATAAGCCTGACCTCAAAGGCCTCACTACCGATGAAAACCGCTACAAAAATTATTTAAGGGAATTTGCCGACCGAACGCCGGAAGAAATCTGCACCGGAGATATAGACCACCTGCGTCTTCGTCTCATCAAGGCGGGGAAAAAAGCAGGAACCATAAAAAATATTCTGGAGCTGCTCCGACGCATCATCAACTTCGGAGTCAAAAAAGGGCTTTGCCCATGGATTCCGCCTTCACAGTTGCATTTCGAAATGCCGCATCTGAACAACGTGAAGACGGAAATGCTTACGGCGGAAGAACGTACCCGCTTCATTGAAGCTGCCCACCATGCAAAAAATCGCAAGGCAGGACAACTTATGCTCATGGCCTACTACACGGGAATGCGCCGAAGCGAACTTTTCCGACTCAAATGGACGCACATTGATTTTGAACAGGGCTTCATCAATATAGTAGGGGAAGGTCAGGAAGGAGCAAAAAGTCATCGAGATGAACGTATTCCCCTGACACAACCGGTCCGGGAACTGCTTTCCGAAATAGAAAACGAAGGCAGCGCCTATGTTTTTCCCGGCAGGGACGGCATAAGCCGCATGACCGATATTCATAAGCAGGTCAATGCCATAAAGAAAGCGGCCCGCCTTCCTGACGACTTCCGCCCCCTGCACGGCCTCAGGCACACCTTTGCCAGCGTTGCCGTATCCAACGGCGTTCCGCTCTCCCATGTGCAGAAATTGCTGACTCACAAGGATCCCTCCCTGACGCAACGTTATGCGCACCTCGAGGATAAGGCACTCAAAAACGCAGCCGCTCAGGTAGGAAACTTTCTGGCCATAGCAGATCTGGACGATAAAGGATAA
- a CDS encoding virulence RhuM family protein has product MDNTFRFLMYHSAEQNISVNAVIRDETIWLTQKAMAELFGVQTPAINKHLKNIFAEGELDENVVVSKMEITTQHGAIPDKTQTRDALFYNLDAIISVGYRVNSRRATQFRIWATNVLKEYMIKGFAMDDERLKQGRTAFGKDYFRELLERVRSIRASERRIWQQITDIFAECSLDYDRNSPVTRQFYAMVQNKFHYAITSQTSAEIIYAGADRHKEHMGLTTWKNAPEGRILKSDVTIAKNYLTEQQIRQLERTVTGYFDYIEDLIERENTFTMEEFAASINEFLTFRRYDILPDKGKISREQAVLKAEAEYDEFNKTQHITSDFDRTIRKMLNHE; this is encoded by the coding sequence ATGGACAACACCTTCCGCTTCCTGATGTACCACTCTGCGGAGCAGAATATTTCCGTCAACGCCGTCATCCGCGATGAAACCATCTGGCTGACGCAGAAAGCTATGGCCGAGCTGTTTGGAGTACAAACTCCCGCCATTAACAAGCATCTGAAAAATATTTTTGCTGAAGGCGAGCTGGATGAGAACGTGGTTGTTTCCAAAATGGAAATAACCACGCAACACGGTGCCATACCCGACAAAACTCAAACTAGAGATGCTCTTTTCTATAATCTCGATGCCATCATCTCCGTGGGATATCGGGTAAATTCCAGACGAGCCACCCAGTTCCGCATCTGGGCCACCAACGTACTCAAGGAATACATGATCAAAGGCTTTGCCATGGATGATGAACGCCTCAAACAGGGACGTACAGCTTTCGGCAAAGACTATTTCCGTGAACTTCTGGAACGGGTTCGCTCCATCCGGGCCAGTGAACGCCGTATCTGGCAGCAGATTACCGATATTTTTGCCGAGTGCAGTCTGGACTATGACCGGAACTCCCCGGTAACCCGCCAATTCTATGCCATGGTACAGAATAAGTTCCACTATGCCATTACCAGCCAGACCTCTGCGGAAATCATCTATGCCGGAGCCGACAGGCATAAGGAACATATGGGACTGACAACCTGGAAAAATGCCCCGGAGGGCCGTATTCTTAAATCAGACGTTACCATAGCGAAAAACTATCTGACCGAGCAGCAGATCAGACAATTGGAAAGAACGGTAACAGGCTATTTTGATTATATCGAAGATCTGATAGAGCGGGAAAATACCTTCACCATGGAAGAATTCGCCGCCAGCATTAACGAATTTCTTACCTTCCGGCGCTATGACATCCTGCCCGATAAAGGAAAAATTTCCAGAGAACAGGCAGTTCTCAAAGCCGAAGCAGAATATGACGAATTCAATAAGACTCAACACATCACGTCCGATTTTGACAGGACGATCCGCAAAATGCTGAACCATGAATAA